A single genomic interval of Lynx canadensis isolate LIC74 chromosome A2, mLynCan4.pri.v2, whole genome shotgun sequence harbors:
- the LRRC8E gene encoding volume-regulated anion channel subunit LRRC8E isoform X2: MIPVAEFKQFTEQQPAFKVLKPWWDVLAEYLTVAMLMIGVFGCTLQVTQDKIICLPSHELRENFSEAPCQQLLPRGVSEQMGGLREVSGLKNNLDLQQYSFINQLCYETALHWYAKYFPYLVVIHTLIFMVCTSFWFKFPGTSSKIEHFISILGKCFDSPWTTRALSEVSGENQKGPTTGRATATVEASAGSGKANEGEKEKVLVEPEKVVTEPPAVTLLDKKEGEQAKALFEKVKKFRVHVEEGDILYTMYIRQTVLKVCKFFAILVYNLVYVEKISFLVACRVETSEVTGYASFCCNHTKAHLFSKLAFCYISFVCVYGITCLYTLYWLFHRPLKEYSFRSVREETGMGDIPDVKNDFAFMLHLIDQYDSLYSKRFAVFLSEVSESRLKQLNLNHEWTPEKLRQKLQRNARGRLELALCMLPGLPDTVFELSEVEALRLEAICDITFPPGLSQLVHLQELSLLHSPARLPFSLQIFLRDRLKVVRVKCEELREVPLWVFGLRGLEELHLEGLFPPELARAATLESLRELKQLKVLSLRSNASKVPASVTDVAGHLQRLSLHNDGARLLALSSLKKLAALRELELVACGLERIPHAIFSLGALQELDLKDNHLRSIEEILSFQHCRKLVTLRLWHNQIAYVPEHVRKLRGLEQLYLSHNKLETLPTQLGLCSGLRLLDISHNGLRSLPPELGLLQSLQHLAVSYNALEALPEELFCCRKLRTLLLGYNHLSQLSPQVGALRALSRLELKGNRLEALPEELGNCVGLKRVALLVEDTLYEGLPAEVREKMEEE; encoded by the exons ATGATTCCGGTGGCCGAGTTCAAGCAGTTCACGGAGCAGCAGCCCGCGTTCAAGGTGCTCAAACCCTGGTGGGACGTGCTGGCGGAGTACCTCACCGTGGCTATGCTCATGATCGGGGTCTTCGGCTGCACCCTGCAG GTGACACAGGACAAGATCATCTGTCTGCCCAGTCACGAACTCCGGGAGAATTTCTCAGAGGCCCCCTGCCAGCAACTGCTGCCTCGGGGCGTCTCCGAGCAGATGGGGGGCCTCCGGGAGGTAAGCGGCCTCAAGAACAATCTGGACCTCCAGCAGTACAGCTTCATTAACCAGCTCTGCTACGAGACAGCCCTCCACTGGTACGCCAAGTACTTCCCCTACCTGGTCGTCATTCACACGCTCATCTTCATGGTCTGCACCAGCTTCTGGTTCAAGTTCCCCGGCACCAGCTCCAAGATCGAGCACTTCATCTCCATTCTGGGCAAGTGTTTCGACTCTCCGTGGACCACACGGGCCCTGTCCGAGGTCTCTGGGGAGAACCAGAAGGGCCCCACCACCGGACGGGCGACAGCGACCGTGGAGGCCTCGGCGGGGTCGGGAAAAGCCAATGAGGGTGAGAAGGAAAAGGTGCTGGTGGAGCCCGAGAAGgtggtgactgagccaccagccgTCACCCTACTGGACAAGAAGGAGGGTGAGCAGGCCAAAGCCCTGTTTGAGAAGGTCAAGAAGTTCCGCGTGCACGTGGAAGAGGGGGACATCTTGTACACCATGTACATCCGGCAGACGGTGCTCAAAGTCTGCAAGTTCTTTGCCATCCTGGTCTACAACCTGGTCTACGTGGAGAAGATCAGCTTCCTGGTGGCCTGCAGGGTGGAGACCTCGGAGGTCACGGGCTACGCCAGCTTCTGCTGCAACCACACGAAGGCCCACCTCTTCTCCAAGCTGGCTTTCTGCTACATCTCCTTCGTGTGCGTCTACGGGATCACCTGTCTCTACACCCTCTACTGGCTCTTCCACCGGCCCCTCAAGGAGTACTCCTTCCGTTCTGTGCGGGAGGAGACGGGCATGGGTGACATCCCCGACGTCAAGAACGACTTTGCTTTCATGCTGCACCTCATCGACCAGTATGACTCCCTCTACTCCAAGCGCTTTGCCGTCTTCCTCTCCGAGGTCAGCGAGAGCCGCCTGAAGCAGCTCAACCTGAACCACGAGTGGACGCCCGAGAAGCTGCGGCAGAAGCTGCAGCGCAACGCCCGCGGCCGGCTCGAGCTGGCCCTCTGCATGCTCCCGGGGCTGCCCGACACCGTCTTCGAGCTCAGCGAGGTGGAGGCGCTCCGGCTGGAGGCCATCTGCGACATCACCTTCCCCCCGGGCCTCTCGCAGCTGGTGCACCTGCAAGAGCTCAGCCTGCTTCACTCGCCCGCCCGGCTGCCCTTCTCCTTGCAGATCTTCCTGCGGGACCGCCTGAAGGTCGTCCGGGTCAAGTGTGAGGAGCTCCGCGAGGTGCCCCTGTGGGTGTTCGGGCTGCGTGGCCTGGAGGAGCTGCACCTCGAGGGGCTCTTCCCCCCGGAGCTGGCTCGGGCGGCGACCCTCGAGAGCCTCCGGGAGCTGAAGCAGCTCAAGGTGCTGTCTCTGCGGAGCAATGCCAGCAAGGTGCCAGCCAGCGTGACCGACGTGGCCGGGCATCTGCAGCGGCTTAGTCTGCACAACGACGGGGCCCGCCTGCTGGCCCTGAGCAGCCTCAAGAAGCTGGCGGCGCTGCGGGAGCTGGAGCTGGTGGCCTGCGGGCTGGAGCGCATCCCCCATGCCATCTTCAGCCTGGGGGCGCTGCAGGAACTTGACCTCAAGGACAACCACTTGCGGTCCATTGAAGAGATCCTCAGCTTCCAGCACTGTCGCAAGCTGGTCACGCTCAGGCTGTGGCACAACCAGATCGCCTACGTCCCCGAGCACGTGCGCAAGCTCCGGGGCCTCGAGCAGCTCTACCTCAGCCACAACAAGCTGGAGACCCTGCCCACCCAGCTCGGCCTGTGCTCTGGCCTCCGCCTGCTGGACATCTCCCACAACGGGCTGCGCTCCCTGCCGCCCGAGCTGGGCCTCCTCCAGAGCCTGCAGCACCTGGCTGTGTCCTACAACGCCCTGGAGGCCCTGCCGGAGGAGCTCTTCTGCTGCCGCAAGCTGCGGACGTTGCTCCTGGGCTACAACCACTTGAGCCAGCTCTCGCCCCAGGTGGGGGCCCTCAGGGCCCTCAGCCGCCTGGAGCTCAAGGGCAACCGCTTGGAGGCTCTGCCAGAAGAACTTGGCAACTGCGTGGGGCTCAAGAGAGTGGCGCTCCTGGTGGAGGACACCCTTTACGAGGGCCTGCCAGCGGAGGTGCGGGAAAAAATGGAGGAGGAATGA
- the PRR36 gene encoding proline-rich protein 36, with protein MDKRDKGRAGAATRTPASRPPGLPTPRPPGSPRPPPPVTSAALRVLGAAGAAGRGPLAERAGSTRAAALPEAAPRVGSTRSAGTGPRSPASRPPAAGRGERAPAKTPGPGSVSSPGRASGTTRLGTLAQKGLRPPAEEPVARGKAPETPRRSPLSAGARRDSSGPSPGAPSPATSRRSRAAGAEVGLPRAAPNARPRPPTEASRKSVSSTPQHGAAEPSPATRRRPSAGGGLQRPASRPLGSNATPLSSPARSGASPGGTPRAPGQPSQPSQPKAKGLQALRPRQSTPPRKSATPAPGFSPPIATPSPPGLTAQLAPPPQITGTPLPATLPPSPPTTPPPRSPTCPLATPPPLAPPSSAPLALQTLPSPPATPPSQAPPTHVGTSFLEASTSPTAASQASFSPSVSPPLQSMPPTQASPALPSLLTLPSPLATPPLSAPGSPATAPLPPATSLLQASLTPATSLLNPPSPQATPPLQDLSALTTPPPRTSPSLSPSPLQAMPYTVTTPPTQDTSLATYPLQTSPCPLTTLSLQGSPSLCSPFPLASPSLQAPTSLLDTPPPQTPPHLATPPPQASPSPTRFFTEVPPSLASPPLQAPSPLTTPPPQTPISLATPPRQATPPQAFLPVQAPPSLRAPLPPPASPPLQEPPTPLATPPPQAPPSLALPPLQVPPSPPASPPPRTTPSPLATLSPQAPPSLVLPPLQASTLPLQAPPPPLATPPHQTPPSLALPPLQGSSLPLQAPPSPLATPPQAPPSLALPALQVPPSPLDSPPLQAPRRPPTPGPDAPIPGPRLTLALAPAPPPPPSRSPSSTLSGPDLAGHSSSATSTPEELRGYDSGPEGGAAASPPADAELAACHPASWSRGPPPPLAVRSTPGAPLPWPPSAGSGSADGLCTIYEAEGPESATPAPDALDSGPGPGAGGGKVVAGAGAGATSRGAKPARLGELPLGALQASVVQHLLSRTLLLAAAEGAAGGSGGGPGVAGAGAVAGGARTALSDAELGRWAELLSPLDESRASITSVTSFSPDDVASPQGDWTVVEVETFH; from the exons ATGGACAAGAGGGACAAGGGCAGGGCGGGGGCCGCCACAAGGACTCCGGCTTCTCGCCCTCCCGGCCTTCCCACCCCCAGACCCCCGGGGTCTCCTCGACCCCCTCCCCCAGTAACCAGCGCGGCGCTCCGAGTTCTGGGGGCAGCGGGAGCTGCAGGGCGAGGGCCCCTGGCCGAGCGAGCTGGAAGTACCCGGGCAGCCGCTCTCCCGGAGGCTGCTCCCCGGGTGGGATCAACTCGGAGCGCTGGGACAGGCCCCCGGAGTCCAG cctccaggcccccagctgcTGGGAGAGGGGAGCGGGCCCCTGCCAAGACCCCAGGCCCAGGCTCTGTCTCTAGCCCGGGACGTGCCAGCGGGACCACCAG GCTAGGCACTCTTGCGCAGAAGGGGCTTCGGCCCCCAGCTGAGGAACCCGTGGCCAGAGGAAAAGCCCCAGAAACACCAAGAAGGAGCCCGCTGAGCGCCGGGGCACGGAGAG ACTCTTCCGGGccctccccaggcgccccttccccagccacctCCCGTCGGTCCCGGGCTGCAGGAGCTGAAGTGGGTCTCCCTCGGGCAGCTCCGAATGCCCGGCCGCGGCCTCCGACCGAGGCCTCCAGGAAATCCGTGAGCAGTACCCCGCAGCATGGTGCCGCGGAGCCGAGCCCCGCCACCAGGAGGCGACCCAGCGCCGGCGGAGGTCTCCAGAGGCCAGCCTCACGCCCCTTAGGCTCCAACGCcactcctctgtcctcccctgcccgCTCCGGGGCCTCGCCGGGTGGAACACCCCGGGCTCCCGGGCAGCCCTCGCAGCCCTCGCAGCCCAAGGCGAAAGGGCTGCAGGCTCTACGCCCCCGCCAGTCCACACCCCCAAGGAAGAGCGCTACCCCCGCGCCGGGCTTTTCTCCTCCGATAGCCACACCCTCTCCACCGGGTTTGACTGCACAACTGGCACCGCCTCCGCAAATCACAGGCACTCCCCTGCCGGCcactctccctccatctccaccGACCACGCCCCCTCCTCGCTCTCCTACCTGCCCTTTGGCCACGCCCCCTCCCCtagcccctccttcctctgctccacTCGCTCTGCAGACCCTCCCCTCTCCGCCGGCCACACCCCCCTCGCAAGCCCCACCCACACACGTGGGTACCTCCTTTCTGGAGGCATCCACCTCTCCTACGGCCGCTTCTCAGGCTTCATTCTCTCCATCCGTGTCACCCCCTCTGCAGAGTATGCCCCCAACCCAAGCTTCTCCAGCTTTGCCCTCTCTTCtgactctcccctctcccttggcCACACCTCCTCTGTCGGCTCCTGGGTCACCAGCCACGGCTCCTCTACCACCAGCCACCTCCCTTCTACAAGCCTCTTTGACTCCAGCAACTTCTCTGCTGAATCCGCCCTCTCCCCAAGCCACACCCCCTCTGCAGGACCTTTCTGCTTTGACTACTCCCCCTCCACGGACCAGTCCTTCCCTATCTCCTTCCCCACTTCAGGCTATGCCCTATACAGTGACCACACCTCCCACGCAGGACACTTCTCTGGCCACATACCCTCTACaaacctctccctgccctctgaccACCCTCTCTCTGCAGGGTTCTCCTTCTCTATGCTCTCCATTTCCTTTGGCCTCACCATCGCTGCAGGCTCCGACTTCTCTCCTGGACACGCCCCCTCCACAGACCCCACCTCATCTGGCCACACCCCCTCCACAGGCCTCTCCCTCTCCGACCCGGTTCTTTACAGAGGTCCCACCCTCTCTGGCCTCACCACCTCTGCAGGCACCTTCTCCCCTAACCACGCCTCCTCCACAGACTCCAATTTCCCTGGCCACACCCCCTCGACAGGCCACACCCCCTCAGGCCTTCCTCCCAGTTCAGGCCCCACCGTCTCTGCgggcccctctcccccctccggCTTCACCACCTCTGCAAGAGCCTCCCACTCCCTTGgccactccccctccccaggctccacCTTCCCTGGCCTTGCCTCCTCTTCAggttcctccctctccccctgcctcaccCCCTCCGCGGACAACTCCCTCTCCCCTGGCCACACTTTCTCCTCAGGCACCACCTTCCCTGGTCTTGCCTCCTCTCCAGGCCTCTACGCTCCCTTTGCAggctcctcccccgcccctggccACGCCCCCTCACCAGACTCCACCTTCCCTGGCCCTACCTCCTCTGCAGGGCTCTTCTCTCCCTTTGCAGGCTCCTCCCTCGCCCCTGGCCACACCCCCTCAGGCTCCACCTTCCCTGGCCTTGCCCGCGCTGCaggtccctccctctcccctggacTCACCCCCTCTGCAGGCCCCACGCCGCCCCCCGACCCCAGGTCCCGATGCCCCGATCCCGGGCCCACGGCTGACCCTGGCGCTGGCCCCAGCTCCGCCGCCACCGCCCTCCCGCAGCCCGTCCAGTACGCTGAGCGGCCCGGATCTGGCGGGCCACAGCAGCAGTGCCACCAGCACGCCGGAAGAGCTGCGCGGCTACGACAGCGGGCCGGAGGGCGGCGCCGCCGCCTCCCCTCCCGCCGACGCGGAGCTCGCCGCCTGCCACCCGGCCTCCTGGAGCCGAGGTCCCCCTCCGCCGCTGGCTGTCCGCAGCACCCCAG GAGCGCCTCTGCCTTGGCCTCCTTCTGCCGGGTCAGGCTCCGCTGACGGCCTGTGCACCATCTACGAAGCAGAGGGGCCCGAGTCGGCGACCCCCGCCCCAGACGCGCTGGATTCGGGTCCTGGGCCCGGCGCGGGTGGTGGGAAGGTCGTGGCTGGAGCAGGCGCGGGGGCGACCTCGCGCGGCGCGAAGCCGGCGCGCCTGGGCGAGCTGCCGCTGGGGGCGCTGCAGGCGAGCGTCGTGCAGCACCTGCTGAGCCGGACGCTGCTGCTAGCTGCGGCCGAGGGTGCCGCGGGCGGCAGCGGCGGTGGCCCAGGGGTTGCAGGGGCTGGTGCCGTCGCGGGGGGTGCCCGGACTGCGCTCAGCGACGCCGAACTGGGCCGCTGGGCTGAACTGTTGTCTCCCCTGGACGAGTCCCGCGCCAGCATCACCTCGGTCACCAGCTTCTCCCCGGACGACGTGGCTTCCCCGCAGGGTGACTGGACGGTGGTAGAGGTGGAGACCTTCCACTGA
- the LRRC8E gene encoding volume-regulated anion channel subunit LRRC8E isoform X1, whose product MALCIYLVPWEPLGHPLGTLGVAAVLPLIVVLTWWILQLPPLRDGPRQEVGPRLCTWHFCRSPNSGAVSLTGKMIPVAEFKQFTEQQPAFKVLKPWWDVLAEYLTVAMLMIGVFGCTLQVTQDKIICLPSHELRENFSEAPCQQLLPRGVSEQMGGLREVSGLKNNLDLQQYSFINQLCYETALHWYAKYFPYLVVIHTLIFMVCTSFWFKFPGTSSKIEHFISILGKCFDSPWTTRALSEVSGENQKGPTTGRATATVEASAGSGKANEGEKEKVLVEPEKVVTEPPAVTLLDKKEGEQAKALFEKVKKFRVHVEEGDILYTMYIRQTVLKVCKFFAILVYNLVYVEKISFLVACRVETSEVTGYASFCCNHTKAHLFSKLAFCYISFVCVYGITCLYTLYWLFHRPLKEYSFRSVREETGMGDIPDVKNDFAFMLHLIDQYDSLYSKRFAVFLSEVSESRLKQLNLNHEWTPEKLRQKLQRNARGRLELALCMLPGLPDTVFELSEVEALRLEAICDITFPPGLSQLVHLQELSLLHSPARLPFSLQIFLRDRLKVVRVKCEELREVPLWVFGLRGLEELHLEGLFPPELARAATLESLRELKQLKVLSLRSNASKVPASVTDVAGHLQRLSLHNDGARLLALSSLKKLAALRELELVACGLERIPHAIFSLGALQELDLKDNHLRSIEEILSFQHCRKLVTLRLWHNQIAYVPEHVRKLRGLEQLYLSHNKLETLPTQLGLCSGLRLLDISHNGLRSLPPELGLLQSLQHLAVSYNALEALPEELFCCRKLRTLLLGYNHLSQLSPQVGALRALSRLELKGNRLEALPEELGNCVGLKRVALLVEDTLYEGLPAEVREKMEEE is encoded by the exons ATGGCGTTGTGTATATACCTTGTTCCGTGGGAGCCACTGGGTCATCCACTGGGGACCCTCGGTGTCGCCGCCGTCTTGCCTTTGATTGTAGTCTTGACCTGGTGGATACTGCAGCTTCCGCCACTGCGAGATGGACCCAGGCAGGAAGTTGGTCCTCGCCTGTGTACGTGGCATTTCTGTCGCAGCCCCAACAGCGGAGCCGTGTCCCTCACAG GAAAGATGATTCCGGTGGCCGAGTTCAAGCAGTTCACGGAGCAGCAGCCCGCGTTCAAGGTGCTCAAACCCTGGTGGGACGTGCTGGCGGAGTACCTCACCGTGGCTATGCTCATGATCGGGGTCTTCGGCTGCACCCTGCAG GTGACACAGGACAAGATCATCTGTCTGCCCAGTCACGAACTCCGGGAGAATTTCTCAGAGGCCCCCTGCCAGCAACTGCTGCCTCGGGGCGTCTCCGAGCAGATGGGGGGCCTCCGGGAGGTAAGCGGCCTCAAGAACAATCTGGACCTCCAGCAGTACAGCTTCATTAACCAGCTCTGCTACGAGACAGCCCTCCACTGGTACGCCAAGTACTTCCCCTACCTGGTCGTCATTCACACGCTCATCTTCATGGTCTGCACCAGCTTCTGGTTCAAGTTCCCCGGCACCAGCTCCAAGATCGAGCACTTCATCTCCATTCTGGGCAAGTGTTTCGACTCTCCGTGGACCACACGGGCCCTGTCCGAGGTCTCTGGGGAGAACCAGAAGGGCCCCACCACCGGACGGGCGACAGCGACCGTGGAGGCCTCGGCGGGGTCGGGAAAAGCCAATGAGGGTGAGAAGGAAAAGGTGCTGGTGGAGCCCGAGAAGgtggtgactgagccaccagccgTCACCCTACTGGACAAGAAGGAGGGTGAGCAGGCCAAAGCCCTGTTTGAGAAGGTCAAGAAGTTCCGCGTGCACGTGGAAGAGGGGGACATCTTGTACACCATGTACATCCGGCAGACGGTGCTCAAAGTCTGCAAGTTCTTTGCCATCCTGGTCTACAACCTGGTCTACGTGGAGAAGATCAGCTTCCTGGTGGCCTGCAGGGTGGAGACCTCGGAGGTCACGGGCTACGCCAGCTTCTGCTGCAACCACACGAAGGCCCACCTCTTCTCCAAGCTGGCTTTCTGCTACATCTCCTTCGTGTGCGTCTACGGGATCACCTGTCTCTACACCCTCTACTGGCTCTTCCACCGGCCCCTCAAGGAGTACTCCTTCCGTTCTGTGCGGGAGGAGACGGGCATGGGTGACATCCCCGACGTCAAGAACGACTTTGCTTTCATGCTGCACCTCATCGACCAGTATGACTCCCTCTACTCCAAGCGCTTTGCCGTCTTCCTCTCCGAGGTCAGCGAGAGCCGCCTGAAGCAGCTCAACCTGAACCACGAGTGGACGCCCGAGAAGCTGCGGCAGAAGCTGCAGCGCAACGCCCGCGGCCGGCTCGAGCTGGCCCTCTGCATGCTCCCGGGGCTGCCCGACACCGTCTTCGAGCTCAGCGAGGTGGAGGCGCTCCGGCTGGAGGCCATCTGCGACATCACCTTCCCCCCGGGCCTCTCGCAGCTGGTGCACCTGCAAGAGCTCAGCCTGCTTCACTCGCCCGCCCGGCTGCCCTTCTCCTTGCAGATCTTCCTGCGGGACCGCCTGAAGGTCGTCCGGGTCAAGTGTGAGGAGCTCCGCGAGGTGCCCCTGTGGGTGTTCGGGCTGCGTGGCCTGGAGGAGCTGCACCTCGAGGGGCTCTTCCCCCCGGAGCTGGCTCGGGCGGCGACCCTCGAGAGCCTCCGGGAGCTGAAGCAGCTCAAGGTGCTGTCTCTGCGGAGCAATGCCAGCAAGGTGCCAGCCAGCGTGACCGACGTGGCCGGGCATCTGCAGCGGCTTAGTCTGCACAACGACGGGGCCCGCCTGCTGGCCCTGAGCAGCCTCAAGAAGCTGGCGGCGCTGCGGGAGCTGGAGCTGGTGGCCTGCGGGCTGGAGCGCATCCCCCATGCCATCTTCAGCCTGGGGGCGCTGCAGGAACTTGACCTCAAGGACAACCACTTGCGGTCCATTGAAGAGATCCTCAGCTTCCAGCACTGTCGCAAGCTGGTCACGCTCAGGCTGTGGCACAACCAGATCGCCTACGTCCCCGAGCACGTGCGCAAGCTCCGGGGCCTCGAGCAGCTCTACCTCAGCCACAACAAGCTGGAGACCCTGCCCACCCAGCTCGGCCTGTGCTCTGGCCTCCGCCTGCTGGACATCTCCCACAACGGGCTGCGCTCCCTGCCGCCCGAGCTGGGCCTCCTCCAGAGCCTGCAGCACCTGGCTGTGTCCTACAACGCCCTGGAGGCCCTGCCGGAGGAGCTCTTCTGCTGCCGCAAGCTGCGGACGTTGCTCCTGGGCTACAACCACTTGAGCCAGCTCTCGCCCCAGGTGGGGGCCCTCAGGGCCCTCAGCCGCCTGGAGCTCAAGGGCAACCGCTTGGAGGCTCTGCCAGAAGAACTTGGCAACTGCGTGGGGCTCAAGAGAGTGGCGCTCCTGGTGGAGGACACCCTTTACGAGGGCCTGCCAGCGGAGGTGCGGGAAAAAATGGAGGAGGAATGA